A section of the Babesia microti strain RI chromosome I, complete genome genome encodes:
- a CDS encoding Polyubiquitin-B (overlaps_old_locusTagID:BBM_I02580): MLRICVGTDITMAPWLMMWILLILSFDFIVVHGLGRNFEIKSLIGNHNIYVHNPKTVYDLKRIISDEINLPISHINIHNEGKMLSNKQIISPNDSKFGLSISLHGGIKLTVKTLTGSDITVDDVSEDDTVLTLKQKISKVQNMPIDHQRLIFNGKMLKNGKKLSEYKIKDNAVIHLVLRLRGGYTY; encoded by the exons ATGTTGCGTATATGCGTAGGTACAGATATTACTATGGCCCCATGGCTTATGATGTGGATTCTGcttattttatcatttgaTTTCATAGTCGTCCACGGTTTGGGTAGGAATTTCGAAATAAAATCGCTAATAG GGAATCATAACATATATGTGCATAATCCCAAAACAGTGTATGACCTAAAGCGTATTATTTCTGATGAAATTAATCTCCCTATTTCAcacattaatatacataatgaGGGTAAAATGTTATCtaacaaacaaattatatctCCAAAT GATTCAAAGTTTGGTCTATCCATATCACTACACGGGGGCATTAAGTTAACTGTGAAAACTCTAACGG GCTCAGATATTACAGTGGATGACGTTAGTGAAGATGACACGGTGCTGACTTTGAAACAGAAGATTTCCAAGGTGCAAAACATGCCTATAGATCATCAAAGGCTAATTTTCAATGGTAAAATGTTGAAAAATGGGAAGAAGTTATCTGAATACAAGATAAAG gATAATGCAGTTATACACCTTGTGCTGAGATTGAGGGGTGGATATACATATTGA
- a CDS encoding hypothetical protein (overlaps_old_locusTagID:BBM_I02585): MLIIHRLLRPIKNYNRTNCRRSFTNVTNVLNSTASIEKKTAVSNNNLKKEIEDCNKSLSKNNLIQVHKFLENITFEHFKEEPNLVSKLAIISVKKKIFSRPFFEILNHDSHLLIPKLCPKYLSLLLSSIANSYNKYNDNILVGKCKGIKYNRINRYEKLILQSINYLDESSKNNFIDFTPLDLSLTLSSLVKLNTGKSTTIDISNGLNNWLNDLNIDKYPDNTCQSHHFGLIGLHSSKFSRSSEIIPKIFKHVKVKDITPSIAILLLGAMHRHGYTSIKLSFILINIALKDGNLWTREIVWLIKLLNLHYSYNLNHYIIDIIDLLKKHYDWMNITQLSSVTASLTQLGNKLSNIQPNNLNLPDIILKEITYISNLLYGNLSKTNYLDEKATLNLLTFISDGKNKLTHKIAKFLDKNYSKLIPLYTKRIIIHTVTNNKLVIMGYDMRTELLSRIDEFLPFELLKVIEDIELCDEFVERLQYNIYNNHNSNIKVIARLLSTAPRFTIPIPNLSELESNISPTIMVHLCLGIIVNVKLHTLMNMDFVNNTIKYCIDLPISKFYSIKSTARFIGFSSPPDLPDNLPLLLLVIYHSCVMYQMASQCHFYFRKLQISLNYDDGNLEDDREIFGRENEAQRNYSEIGNDIACGVVECLTKLSNKTLIVKRRHDVFHIDIILYQPFYNY, from the coding sequence ATGCTTATAATTCACAGACTATTAAGgccaattaaaaattacaatcgCACTAATTGTAGACGTTCATTCACTAATGTAACTAATGTATTGAATTCCACAGCTTCTATTGAAAAAAAAACAGCAGTttccaataataatttaaaaaaagAGATTGAAGATTGTAATAAGTCACTCTccaaaaacaatttaattcaaGTACATAAATTTCTAGAAAATATAACTTTTGAACATTTTAAGGAAGAACCAAACTTAGTGTCTAAGTTAGCAATCATTTCTGTAaagaaaaaaattttttctagGCCCTTTTTTGAAATTCTTAACCACGATTCCCATTTGTTAATTCCTAAATTATGTCCAAAGTATCTATCTCTTCTCCTATCATCAATTGCCAattcatataataaatataatgataatattttagtAGGTAAATGTAAAGGGATTAAATACAACAGGATTAACAGATATGAAAAGCTAATATTGCAATCCATTAACTATTTAGACGAatcatcaaaaaataatttcattgatTTCACACCACTGGATCTATCCCTAACGCTTTCTTCCCTGGTTAAACTCAACACTGGTAAATCCAcaacaattgatatttcAAATGGGTTGAATAATTGgttaaatgatttaaacaTAGACAAATATCCAGACAACACATGCCAATCACATCACTTTGGATTAATCGGATTACACAGTAGTAAATTTTCTAGATCATCTGAAATCATACCCAAAATCTTTAAGCACGTAAAAGTAAAGGATATTACACCGAGTATTGCAATATTACTGCTCGGTGCTATGCATAGACACGGTTATAcatcaattaaattatcttttatattaattaacataGCACTGAAGGATGGTAATTTATGGACTAGAGAAATTGTTTGGCTAATTAAACTTCtcaatttacattattcatacaatctaaatcattatatCATAGATATTATCGACTTGCTAAAAAAACATTATGACTGGATGAATATAACACAATTATCATCGGTTACAGCATCTCTTACTCAACTAGGCAATAAACTATCAAATATTCAgccaaataatttgaacCTACCTGACATCATCTTAAAAGAGATAACTTACATTTCAAATCTGTTGTAtggaaatttatctaaaacAAATTACTTGGATGAAAAAGCAAcactaaatttgttaaCATTCATTTCCGAtggaaaaaataaattaactcATAAGATTGCAAAGtttttagataaaaattatagCAAATTAATCCCcttatatacaaaaaggATTATTATCCATACCGTAACAAATAACAAACTAGTTATTATGGGTTATGACATGAGAACTGAACTTTTGTCTAGGATTGACGAATTTTTGCCTTTTGAATTGCTTAAAGTTATCGAAGATATTGAATTATgtgatgaatttgttgaaaGACtccaatataatatttataacaatcaTAACAGCAACATAAAAGTTATAGCTCGTTTATTGTCAACAGCACCACGATTTACCATTCCAATACCCAATTTGAGTGAACTAGAATCCAATATATCACCCACAATAATGGTACATTTATGCCTAGGAATCATCGTCAATGTCAAACTACACACACTTATGAATATGgattttgtcaataataCTATTAAATACTGTATCGATTTGccaatttccaaattttataGTATAAAATCCACGGCCAGATTTATAGGATTTTCTAGCCCACCGGATTTGCCAGATAACCTACCTCTGCTGCTACTAGTAATTTATCACTCCTGTGTGATGTATCAAATGGCCTCacaatgtcatttttatttcagAAAACTGCAGATTTCACTCAATTACGATGATGGCAATTTAGAGGATGACAGGGAAATATTTGGACGGGAAAATGAAGCGCAAAGAAATTATAGTGAAATTGGTAATGATATTGCATGTGGAGTTGTTGAGTGCTTAACTAAATTAAGCAATAAAACATTGATAGTTAAGCGCAGGCATGATGTATTCCACatagatattattttgtacCAGCCTTTCTACaactattaa
- a CDS encoding solute carrier family 25 (mitochondrial carrier, adenine nucleotide) (overlaps_old_locusTagID:BBM_I02590) translates to MKDKNNTNFLADFLTGGVSAAISKTAVAPIERVKMLIQTQDSIPDIKSGKVPRYTGIFNCFTRVIAEQGAGSLWRGNLANVVRYFPTQAFNFAFKDYFKNIFPKYDQNKEFFKFFGANVASGGLAGASSLLIVYPLDFARTRLASDVGKGNNREFTGLIDCLFKINKSTGPLSLYKGFGISVQGIIVYRGAYFGMYDTAKSILFGLDEKSVNFLYKWGVAQAVTALAGISSYPFDTIRRRMMMMSGKKSGAEVMYTGTLDCFKKIMKNEGVCGFYKGALANVLRGAGGALVLVFYDELKKFISMAT, encoded by the coding sequence ATGAAAGATAAAAACAATACCAACTTTCTGGCTGATTTCCTTACAGGAGGTGTCTCCGCTGCCATATCCAAAACGGCCGTTGCACCCATTGAACGAGTTAAGATGTTGATTCAAACTCAGGATAGTATACCTGATATTAAGTCTGGTAAAGTGCCCAGATATACTGGAATTTTCAACTGTTTTACCAGGGTTATTGCTGAGCAGGGTGCAGGATCGCTATGGCGCGGTAACCTGGCCAATGTTGTGCGGTACTTTCCCACACAAGCCTTCAATTTCGCATTCAAAGATTATTTCAAGAACATATTCCCCAAGTACGATCAGAATAAAGAATTCTTCAAGTTTTTTGGGGCTAATGTGGCGTCTGGAGGTCTAGCGGGCGCAAGTTCGTTACTTATTGTTTACCCACTAGACTTTGCCCGTACTAGGCTTGCGAGCGATGTGGGTAAGGGCAATAATAGAGAATTTACTGGCCTAATAGACTGCCTATTCAAGATAAATAAGAGTACTGGGCCATTATCACTATACAAGGGATTTGGAATATCAGTACAGGGAATTATTGTATACCGTGGTGCATATTTCGGAATGTACGACACAGCCAAATCTATTTTGTTCGGTCTCGATGAAAAATCGGTCAATTTCTTATACAAATGGGGAGTGGCACAAGCAGTGACGGCACTTGCTGGGATATCATCTTACCCTTTTGATACTATAAGAAGAAGAATGATGATGATGTCGGGTAAAAAATCTGGTGCAGAGGTTATGTATACAGGAACCTTGGATTGctttaaaaaaataatgaaaaatgaGGGGGTTTGCGGTTTTTATAAGGGTGCATTGGCAAATGTTCTGCGTGGGGCTGGGGGTGCTCTAGTGTTGGTTTTTTATGACGAATTAAAGAAATTTATCTCTATGGCCACATAG
- a CDS encoding Cysteine proteinase (overlaps_old_locusTagID:BBM_I02595) yields the protein MVNSDKRDDMNESPASDDYLTFENQGHELNTRPTTTTNSSSVPPVSIPSATVNDTVITSARSKRTKAVIYISLGCLLITAIVCTLAFIIKNTSDKCSLRKHHTRETKLDGKGLDYQSLVDFINGTEVLPIPVATGCLYDNESIADFIAYSLENEKTDQISHEILYYNAFYNFATRHNKIYANYDELVKHFLVFRSNYQMIRTHNSTESTYKMEINKFGDMEYNEFICTKNDSNTGGSSLITDIVDYFKGMITPSGDNSKKIHGDSSKHGKEHGVEVKGDEFKSDKSTAFNLKFSIDYQKNGISSEVYEQNKCGDSFAYAIASAIEANYKKSSNLTLSLDAESLISSIPTSEANPIKAMEYVLKNGISKRKDESKADVPNADTKVSIKNYTKVDQNKILETLSNGPIVANISTSSHIQFYKSGVYPCLSTDGSYQTVLIVGVGYDDESKKYYWKAKNSRGKNWGNEGYIKLEVNNGTKGCKLTDAIFPIVK from the coding sequence ATGGTAAATTCTGATAAAAGAGACGACATGAATGAATCTCCAGCTAGTGATGATTATTTGACCTTCGAAAACCAAGGTCACGAACTCAACACTAGGCCAACCACAACTACCAATTCATCATCTGTACCACCAGTTTCAATTCCATCCGCCACTGTAAATGATACTGTAATTACTTCAGCTAGATCTAAGAGGACTAAAGCTGTAATATACATTTCTCTGGGGTGCCTTCTAATTACAGCTATTGTTTGCACATTAGcatttatcattaaaaacACATCCGACAAATGTTCCCTAAGAAAACATCACACTCGAGAGACTAAACTTGATGGGAAAGGTCTAGACTACCAAAGTTTGGttgattttataaatgGCACCGAAGTTTTACCCATCCCTGTCGCCACTGGCTGTCTTTACGACAATGAGTCCATTGCAGATTTCATTGCTTATTCACTAGAAAATGAGAAGACTGATCAGATTAGCCACGAGATTCTTTATTACAATGCCTTTTATAATTTCGCGACCAGGCACAACAAAATATATGCCAACTACGACGAACTTGTTAAGCATTTTTTGGTATTCAGAAGTAACTATCAGATGATTAGAACCCATAATTCCACTGAATCAACCTATAAAATGGAAATAAATAAGTTTGGAGACATGGAatacaatgaatttatcTGTACTAAAAATGATAGTAATACCGGCGGTTCAAGTCTTATCACTGATattgttgattattttaaagGTATGATTACACCTTCTGGTGATAATTCCAAAAAAATACATGGTGATAGCTCTAAACATGGTAAGGAACATGGAGTAGAAGTAAAAGGAGACGAATTTAAATCAGACAAGAGTACGGCATTTAACCTAAAATTTAGTATTGATTATCAGAAAAATGGAATATCTAGCGAAGTTTATGAACAAAACAAATGTGGCGATTCATTTGCCTACGCCATAGCAAGTGCCATTGAGGCTAACTACAAGAAATCATCCAACTTAACATTGTCTCTCGATGCCGAGAGCCTTATTAGTTCCATTCCCACTAGTGAAGCCAACCCCATTAAAGCAATGGAATACGTACTTAAAAATGGCATATCCAAACGAAAGGATGAGTCTAAGGCCGACGTACCCAACGCTGATACTAAGGTTTCCATCAAGAATTACACTAAGGTCGATCAAAATAAGATTTTAGAGACACTTTCTAATGGACCAATAGTAGCCAACATATCTACATCATCTCACATCCAATTCTACAAAAGTGGAGTCTACCCTTGCTTATCCACCGATGGTTCTTACCAAACAGTATTGATTGTTGGCGTTGGTTATGATGATGAAAGCAAAAAGTATTACTGGAAAGCTAAAAATTCCAGGGGAAAAAATTGGGGCAATGAAggttatataaaattggaAGTTAACAATGGTACCAAAGGTTGCAAATTGACTGATGCAATATTTCCTATTGTAAAATAA
- a CDS encoding Protein tyrosine kinase (overlaps_old_locusTagID:BBM_I02600), with protein sequence MPESDEKRLASYEVIKKIGSGRFGEVFLVKQKESEKLFCWKVINYQELREKEKRQLVMEVNVMRELKHRNIVRYIDRMIDKKHQLLYIVMEYCNGGDLAHNMKRFRKYYESVNESVIFDIARQLLMALDYCHNLQSDYGISRILHRDLKPQNIFLATVSPNSNKYICKIGDFGLSRNLGPESFAHSCVGTPYYWSPELLLSDNKKYDDRVDIWALGCVLYEFSCGHTPFHEATTLSELAQKVKEGAPLPISGRSKELNCLLHLLLRQSPNERPSARQCLGLSIIDNPPIYTNSNSSIVSNKKLEDGEGEIIIESRRTANKPQEFRRQSLRIISLNKTPFEEICQARRDMKQSGNYGTRIDNIKQLKKVTAMSNAFTHLISGRRRNSS encoded by the exons ATGCCCGAAAGTGACGAAAAGAGACTTGCTTCATATGAAGTGATAAAGAAGATCGGTTCCGGCCGCTTTGGCGAAGTTTTTCTAGTAAAGCAAAAG GAATCAGAAAAATTGTTCTGTTGGaaagtgataaattaccaGGAGCTGAGGGAGAAAGAAAAGAGGCAACTGGTCATGGAAGTTAACGTCATGAGGGAACTCAAACATCGCAATATTGTAAGGTATATCGATCGCATGATTGACAAAAAGCACCAGCTTTTATACATTGTTATGGAATATTGCAATGGAGGAGATCTTGCGCATAATATGAAACGATTCCGCAAGTACTACGAGTCGGTGAACGAAAGTGTTATTTTTGACATTGCTAGACAGCTTCTTATGGCCTTGGACTACTGCCACAACCTACAGTCTG ACTATGGGATATCACGAATTTTGCATAGGGATTTGAAGCCGCAAAACATATTCCTAGCTACTGTATCGCCAAACagcaacaaatatatttgtaaaatcgGGGATTTTGGGCTATCTCGCAATTTGGGCCCGGAATCATTTGCACATTCTTGCGTAGGAACCCCCTATTATTGGAGTCCagaattgttattatcagataataaaaaatatgacGATAGGGTTGATATTTGGGCCTTGGGATGCGTTTTATATGAATTTTCATGCGGGCATACCCCTTTTCACGAAGCGACCACGCTCAGCGAATTGGCGCAAAAGGTTAAGGAAGGGGCTCCGTTGCCAATTTCAGG ACGCAGCAAGGAGCTAAATTGCCTCCTCCACTTGCTGCTGAGGCAATCGCCTAATGAAAGGCCATCGGCCAGACAATGCCTAGGTCTAAGTATTATCGACAACCCACCTATCTACACCAACTCTAACTCGAGCATTGTGAGTAATAAGAAATTGGAAGACGGTGAAGGagaaattataattgaatCTAGAAGGACGGCCAATAAGCCACAAGAATTTCGGAGGCAATCTCTGAGAATAATATCGCTAAATAAAACCCCGTTTGAGGAAATTTGTCAAGCCAGGAGGGATATGAAGCAATCAGGCAACTATGGCACGCGAATTGATAATATCAAGCAACTGAAAAAAGTTACAGCAATGTCGAACGCATTCACTCATCTGATTTCTGGAAGGAGGCGAAACAGCAGTTGA